In the Clostridium cellulovorans 743B genome, GACTTATTTCCCAACTTTTTGTAGTAGGCCGAGGTTTCATAGAGTTAGAAAGTCATTATTTCGAGTCATTGATGAAATTCGTAAAGAGTTAACGAAATTTCTTAACTATCAATATGACCGAATAAGAATTGCAGATAGTATGCCAATTCCTGTGTGTAAGTTTGGGAGAGCTCATTTCCATAAAGCTTTTAAGCCGGAGGCTGCCTACGGGCGATGCGCTTCGAAAAAAGAAACATATTATGGATTCAAATTACATGCTTTAGTAGCCCTCGATGGCTATATCACAGATTTTACTGTAACAGCAGCAAATATTGATGACAGAGATGTCGTCTGGGAACTCACAGCTAATTCAGAGATTGATATACTAATAGGTGATAAAGGATATATAGGTCAAAAAGTTGCTTCGCAATTAAAAGAAACAAGGTACATTCGTCTTTTAACAATAAATCGTAACAATAGTAAAACTAAACTTTTAAAACCTTTTAGGCAGTTGATATTCAAGGCTCGTCGTAGAGTAGAAACTACTTTTTCTCAGCTCTCCGAGCAATTAAATATGCAGAGGGTTCTTACAAAATCAACTTGGGGATTTGCCACAAGAATATCAAATAAAATATTAGCTCATAATCTTTGCTATTTTATAAATAAATTTTTTAATATAGGTATAGAAATATCAAAGATTAAAGAATTAGTATTCGGATAATAATTTCCAAAAACAGTATATGAGACAATAGGATAGGACTGCCTAAAATCATGGTATAAATATCCTTTTAATGAAAACTTATCTGCTAGCACAACAGGTTAAGATAGAGAAAATATATTGAGAATAGTACTAATTTTATTAGTACTATTTTTTCATATAGGTAATCCCATAAAAGGAAAATAGCATCTGATGTCGTAACATATCTTTATAAAGGTTAAAAAGGAGGAATAAGCAAATTGTGTAATAGTAATATTGTAAAAATTAGTGAGTTAAAAAAAGGAGATGTTTTATTATTTTCCCATACTGATGAATGGCATTCAAAATTGATTTCGTTACTGACAAATTCACCTATAAGTCATGCGTCAATGTCTTATTATAATTGTACAGAAATAGTTGAGGAAGTGCCGCCATGTGCATCTGTTAATTCTTTAATAGAAAGTGCTAAGGGACGCCAAGTCACTGTTATGAGATTTGATAGAAACGATTTGGACATGGTCCCAGTTTTAAAGATTGCAGAAAAATATTACAATAATAAAGAACCTTATGTTCCAAAAGATTCATTGTACATGATGATTGTATATATATTAATCACAAAAATTCCGCTTCCAGTGATTCTTCAAAAACTATTAATACCTATAATTAGGTGTGTAGTTGCTAGTATTATCAAGTATATTGATGAGAAGAATTTTGAAGGTAAACATCCTATGATTTGTTCTCAATTTGTCTATAGATGTTATGAAGAAGCTGGTGATGAATATAAACTTATCATAGATGGTTTTGGAAAAGAAGAAACCATATTATCACAAGTTCAAGAGTATATTAATAAGAATACATCGAGTCTAGAAAATAAATTGGCAACTAATATTAATGCTATTGATGTTAAAGAAGAAGATTTGTTAATAGAAGAGGAAGTTATTCTTAAAAAAATATATGAAGCATTAGAGAAACAAGTGGATTCTAATTCAATTGGTTTGACGCAAGAATTAGATGAAGAGTTTGTGGTTGCAATTCATGAATTTTGTGCTGTTATGCTACATTTACATAATCCTAAGAGCAATGAAATATTGTTAAATAAAACAGAGAAGGCATTAAACTCAGTAGCTATTGATTCAATAATGGATGTGGAAGAATATTTTGTGTTTCCATGTGATTTTCTTAACAAATGTACAAATTTAATTAATATTGGTATCCTAGAGAATCAATAGAAATAATATTTTAGTATTATGATAGTTAGTTCTAGTAGAGTACATATGAAAATTTAAACGTATTAAAGACTAAGTAGTCATTTTTCTACTTAGTCTCAATTTTTTATTATAGTAAAAATACTGCCACGATCGATCAGTTTTCCAGATGAAAGATAATAAGGCTCTACCTTATGCTTAGTTAAAAATTTCTTTACTGTTTCTCCATATTTATAATTATCTAGAGATCCATAAAACGCCAAAATATTATCATCAATTTTTCCACAAGTACCTCCGATAAAACCATAATCTAGTCCTTTTAATATTATATCTCCTGGTGGTACAAGAAGGACATCTAGGCCTTCTTTGGTAAGTTCGTTAAATATTTTTTTATCACTAGTTATTAAAGCTTCATCATTTACAACTGCCACAGAACATTTAGTGTAACCTTGCTTAATATTTATTAAGGTTTTTTTCTTAATTTCTTGTAAAAGTATAGGATCTGTATAAGTTATGTTATGAATGAAATGTTTTTTTAAATTTAACCCATTAAGATGGATATTATGAGGATAGTGCTCTTCTAAAGGATTTTTGCTATAAGAAACTGAGATTCCATAATTCATTAAGTCTTCAATAAAACTCTTTTCTATATCTTTATGTACTATAATGCGATTATTGTCGATAATATGTAGCTGGATGTCAACGTGTCCATCTATAGCATTATACAACTTTTCGTATCTTGGACATAAAATAATATTATCACTAAATAATTTTAAGTTTAAATACTCTTCCATAGAAATTCTATAATCTACAATAAAAATTTTAGTCAAAGGTAAGCCTCCGTAAAAAAAAGTGTATGTATGATTTAATAACTATAATATGATTTAACAACTATAAATTGTAATTAAAGATATTGATGAGGTTATCACTAATGTTTAAAGTAATAAATTTGATAGTTAAGTTGAAAAATAGGTTTGAATATTTATGCATAAAGATCCTTATGCTGAGATTTTTATTTATATCATAATTAGACTTAAAGTCTTTTATCAAATTTATTACTTTTCATCATTTAAGATTCTAATAAGTTTTTCTTTTAATAAATCAGTTTGGGCTTAAATGTTTCTTATTCCCTAATATTAATTCCTATACAATAAATATTGACAGTTTTCATATATAGTATAAAGCTTTAGTTCCATTATTGTCGATAATTATATAATTATTTCTCGTATATATGCTTAAATTTAAACGCATACTAGAACTGACTTAAAATAGTTTTAGCTTTACTATACCTTTCCATAAAGGAGGGATAAAGATTAATGATACTAAAGACTATTATATATGATGTTAAGAAATTTGATATATCTAAAGAAATCACAAATATCAAAAATTCATTAAAAGAAGATTCTATAGTAATTGGAATATCTGAGAGTAAAATAAGTAACAACCATATGATTAAGATTTTTTCAAATGATGAATGTGTCGATGATAGAGTTGTGCGAATAATTAATTCTTACTTATCAGAAATATTATATAAAAAAATTGTCAATATTTATTGTGAAAACGGACTTGAAGATTATATAAATGAAAGTTACTTTTTTCTTACCTTTGATGAAATTAATGAAGTCAAACATCGATCAGTTGAAGCGATGGATTGCAGAAGTAAAGTTGTTGATGAAGATTCTATTTTCTTTTTAAATATTAAAAATACTATACTGGGAAAAATATTTCAATGTGTAATCGAGACTCCTGAACTTAATATTGATGGATTTACAACTTTTAGGTGCAAAGAACTATCAAAAAAATTTACTCCTATAGTCGACAAGGTAATAGGGGCATTTTTGGTAGAAAAAGAATATAACGAGTTTATAAAGTTATTAAAATATTTTGTTGAAATCCAAGAAAGTAAAATTGATGTATTAAATATTATTATAAAGGACAATGGTGAGTACCTTCTTTTAGATAAAGAAGGAAATAGCTTAATGCAAGAAATATTTAAGGATATTTATAGCAATGATATTTCTGGAATAGTAAATATGGAGGATATAATCATAAGTAGTTTGATTACTAATGCTCCTGGTAAGATTATCCTCCATAATTCAAGTAATTGTAAAAATAAAGAATTCATAGATACTATAAAAAAAGTTTTTGATAATAGAGTGGAAGTTTGTATGGGTTGTGATTTTTGCATAGAAAAACTTCCATCAAAACCAGAAAATATACCTATTGAATTATTATGAATTGAGTTGACAGAATATAACCAGAAAGAATATAATATATATAAAATTAATAAATTGACTGTGATAAGGAAAAGTAAGTATATTACTGTATTAAAGAGAAAGAAATCCATTGGCTGAAAGGTTTCTGAGTATAAGTGATACTGAAAACCACCTTGGAGTTGAGTACGAATTATACTAAGTACGTCCGCATAAGAGCGTTATCTTATAAATGAGTGAGTAATAGGAGACTATTGCTAATTTGGGTGGAATCGCGATGTCCTCGTCCCATGTTTGGGGCGAGTTTTTTATTTTTTGATTTTA is a window encoding:
- a CDS encoding DUF6873 family GME fold protein, whose amino-acid sequence is MTKIFIVDYRISMEEYLNLKLFSDNIILCPRYEKLYNAIDGHVDIQLHIIDNNRIIVHKDIEKSFIEDLMNYGISVSYSKNPLEEHYPHNIHLNGLNLKKHFIHNITYTDPILLQEIKKKTLINIKQGYTKCSVAVVNDEALITSDKKIFNELTKEGLDVLLVPPGDIILKGLDYGFIGGTCGKIDDNILAFYGSLDNYKYGETVKKFLTKHKVEPYYLSSGKLIDRGSIFTIIKN
- the ytxC gene encoding putative sporulation protein YtxC; the protein is MILKTIIYDVKKFDISKEITNIKNSLKEDSIVIGISESKISNNHMIKIFSNDECVDDRVVRIINSYLSEILYKKIVNIYCENGLEDYINESYFFLTFDEINEVKHRSVEAMDCRSKVVDEDSIFFLNIKNTILGKIFQCVIETPELNIDGFTTFRCKELSKKFTPIVDKVIGAFLVEKEYNEFIKLLKYFVEIQESKIDVLNIIIKDNGEYLLLDKEGNSLMQEIFKDIYSNDISGIVNMEDIIISSLITNAPGKIILHNSSNCKNKEFIDTIKKVFDNRVEVCMGCDFCIEKLPSKPENIPIELL